One Bradyrhizobium manausense DNA segment encodes these proteins:
- a CDS encoding S1C family serine protease: protein MWLRLLAAAALLQLGFVGLAHAAGPFGSVNVGNWVGGAFSNDQTGAFSHCAATTPYANGVNLVVSQNATGIWSLAFASPSYHFNKGENAAIDVTFDGQEQARLYATAYQTNMLTAVMPVNVVRKFQKASLMVATAGRAVLNFDLTSTGPVIAALANCVTRVKADGLSKAGDFTRGAAKPAATADKQGSPPASKPGRGAKDSSGFGTGFVVSASGHIVTNYHVIDGCSELKGNLTGEAAMVLRVVSSDANNDLALLQPSTTATFKDFARIRDRSFHSGDSVVAIGFPYHGLLTSDFTVTTGIVSSLSGMRNDTRFLQISAPVQPGNSGGPLFDTSGQIVGVVTGKIPGLRIAAITGDIPENINFAIKTGALRDFLDNSVVPYQTAEPKGELKTPEIAGNARAYTMLISCKGTDQADAKK from the coding sequence ATGTGGTTGAGGTTGCTTGCCGCTGCGGCTCTGTTGCAGCTGGGTTTTGTCGGGCTAGCGCATGCGGCCGGACCATTCGGCTCCGTCAATGTCGGCAACTGGGTCGGCGGGGCCTTCAGCAACGATCAGACCGGCGCCTTCTCCCATTGCGCGGCAACGACGCCGTATGCAAACGGCGTCAACCTCGTCGTTAGCCAGAATGCCACCGGCATTTGGTCGCTGGCCTTCGCAAGTCCCAGCTACCACTTCAACAAGGGCGAGAATGCTGCGATCGACGTGACCTTTGACGGGCAGGAGCAAGCCAGGCTGTACGCCACGGCCTACCAGACCAACATGCTTACGGCCGTCATGCCAGTCAACGTCGTGCGCAAATTTCAGAAGGCGAGCCTGATGGTCGCAACGGCCGGCCGCGCTGTCCTGAATTTTGACCTGACCTCGACCGGACCGGTGATCGCGGCCCTGGCCAATTGCGTCACTCGCGTGAAGGCCGACGGGCTGAGCAAGGCCGGCGATTTCACCAGGGGCGCGGCGAAGCCGGCAGCCACCGCAGACAAGCAAGGCTCGCCGCCGGCCAGCAAGCCGGGCAGAGGGGCCAAGGATAGCTCCGGCTTTGGCACCGGCTTCGTGGTCAGCGCCAGCGGGCACATCGTCACCAACTACCATGTGATCGACGGTTGCAGCGAGCTCAAGGGCAATCTCACCGGCGAAGCCGCGATGGTGTTGCGCGTCGTGTCGAGCGACGCGAATAACGATCTGGCTTTGTTGCAGCCGTCAACGACGGCGACATTCAAGGACTTTGCCCGGATCCGCGATCGCTCGTTCCACTCCGGCGATTCCGTCGTTGCGATCGGCTTTCCCTATCACGGCTTGCTCACGTCGGACTTCACCGTGACCACGGGCATCGTCAGCTCCCTGAGCGGCATGCGCAACGACACGCGCTTCCTGCAAATCAGCGCACCGGTGCAGCCCGGCAATAGCGGCGGCCCGCTGTTCGACACCAGCGGTCAGATCGTCGGCGTGGTCACCGGAAAGATCCCCGGACTGCGCATCGCCGCAATAACCGGAGACATTCCTGAAAACATCAACTTCGCCATCAAGACCGGCGCGCTGCGCGACTTCCTCGACAATTCGGTGGTGCCGTACCAGACAGCCGAGCCGAAGGGCGAGCTCAAGACCCCCGAGATCGCCGGCAATGCGCGTGCCTATACGATGCTGATCTCGTGCAAAGGCACGGACCAGGCGGACGCGAAAAAGTAG
- a CDS encoding DUF899 domain-containing protein, with protein sequence MQQHQIVSREQWVAARKAHLAHEKELSQARERLAEERRALPWLKVDKSYVFEGPTGKVTLGDLFKGRPQLVVQHVMFAPDWEAACKSCSFWVDGFERMVPHLAARDTTMAAISLAPVAKLEAFKRRMGWSFDWVSSGGNNFNYDYEVSFTREQIEQGVPKYNFGTTPFYGPELPGISVFFRNEAGEIFHTYSCFARGLDMMNAAYQYLDLTPLGRHEEGLPYPMDWVRLRDQYEPQAKGACCHG encoded by the coding sequence ATGCAGCAACATCAGATCGTCTCGCGCGAGCAATGGGTCGCCGCGCGCAAAGCACATCTCGCGCATGAGAAGGAACTGAGCCAGGCGCGCGAGCGCCTGGCCGAGGAGCGTCGCGCCTTGCCCTGGTTGAAGGTCGACAAGAGCTACGTCTTCGAAGGCCCGACCGGCAAGGTGACGCTCGGCGATCTCTTCAAGGGCCGACCGCAGCTCGTGGTCCAGCACGTGATGTTTGCGCCGGATTGGGAGGCGGCCTGCAAGAGCTGCTCATTCTGGGTCGACGGTTTCGAGCGCATGGTGCCGCATCTGGCGGCACGCGACACCACCATGGCGGCCATCTCGCTGGCGCCTGTCGCAAAGCTCGAGGCCTTCAAGAGGCGCATGGGCTGGAGCTTCGATTGGGTGTCTTCAGGCGGCAACAACTTCAACTACGATTACGAAGTCTCGTTCACGCGCGAGCAGATCGAGCAGGGCGTGCCAAAGTACAATTTCGGTACCACGCCGTTCTACGGTCCGGAGCTACCCGGCATCAGCGTGTTCTTTCGCAACGAAGCCGGCGAGATCTTTCACACCTATTCCTGTTTCGCCCGCGGCCTCGACATGATGAACGCAGCCTATCAATATCTCGATCTCACCCCGCTCGGCCGTCACGAGGAAGGCCTGCCCTATCCGATGGACTGGGTCCGCCTGCGCGACCAATACGAGCCGCAAGCAAAGGGCGCGTGCTGTCACGGGTGA
- a CDS encoding SRPBCC family protein — MQWFGPPNMKPATLSAELDVRSGGRYRISFTRDDGEYFEAGGLYREVVPNERLVFTWAWHSTPERESLVTITLKPDSAGTLMIFHHAQFFDETARDNHQRGWTSFFDKLDTFVA; from the coding sequence GTGCAATGGTTCGGGCCGCCGAACATGAAGCCGGCGACGCTCAGCGCTGAGCTCGATGTTCGGAGCGGCGGCCGTTACCGCATCTCGTTCACCCGCGATGACGGCGAATATTTCGAAGCGGGCGGCCTCTATCGCGAGGTCGTTCCGAACGAGCGGCTGGTCTTCACCTGGGCCTGGCATTCAACGCCGGAGCGGGAGTCGCTGGTGACGATCACGCTGAAGCCCGACAGCGCCGGTACGCTGATGATCTTCCATCACGCCCAGTTCTTCGACGAGACCGCACGCGACAACCACCAGCGTGGCTGGACCTCGTTCTTCGACAAGCTCGACACCTTTGTCGCCTGA
- a CDS encoding ArsR/SmtB family transcription factor has protein sequence MKPRRKAGFFLRGFPLDGVAFAPILNLMVKYQGEALDRTFAALSDPTRRALLARLGEQDSLSVSELAAPFSISLPAIMKHLDVLTDAGLIVREKTGRTVSCRLTAQPMEQAMNWLNRYAQFWSESFDRLAAFVEDKPWSTQPPVPPSAQTKVQASRSRVGSARGRKKSSPPGRKPRS, from the coding sequence ATGAAGCCCCGCCGAAAGGCGGGGTTTTTCTTGCGTGGGTTCCCGCTTGACGGGGTGGCGTTTGCGCCTATATTAAACCTTATGGTTAAGTATCAGGGTGAGGCGCTCGACCGCACCTTTGCGGCGCTGTCCGATCCGACGCGGCGCGCGCTGCTCGCGCGTCTCGGCGAGCAGGACAGCCTGTCGGTGAGCGAGCTGGCTGCGCCGTTCTCGATCTCGCTGCCGGCGATCATGAAGCATCTCGACGTGCTCACGGATGCGGGCCTGATCGTGCGGGAGAAGACCGGGCGCACGGTCTCTTGCCGGCTCACCGCGCAGCCGATGGAGCAGGCGATGAACTGGCTCAATCGCTACGCCCAATTCTGGTCCGAGAGTTTCGACCGCCTTGCCGCCTTTGTGGAGGACAAACCATGGTCAACGCAGCCGCCGGTGCCGCCGAGCGCGCAAACGAAGGTCCAAGCCTCACGCTCACGCGTAGGCTCCGCGCGCGGCCGGAAAAAGTCTTCGCCGCCTGGACGCAAGCCGCGCAGCTAG
- a CDS encoding Bug family tripartite tricarboxylate transporter substrate binding protein, with the protein MITRRSALGLLAATPLAAGPLSKAFAADYPSRPVKFVVGYPPGGATDILARLIGQRLSERLGQQFVIENKPGAGNNIATESVVNAEPDGYTVLLVNPANYINSTLYANLKFNFVRDIAPIAGFQRVPNVMTVNKDVPAKTVAEFIDYVKANPGKVNMASSGNGTSVHLSGEMFMAMTGCKMQHVPYRGAAPAITDMLGGQVQVIFDNMPSIIQHIRSGSLRALGVTTAERSPQLPDVPAIGETVKGYEASALFGMGAPKNMPKDMIAKLNNEINTLLKEPDMTKRLVELGGDPLVETPEAFGKEVEAETAKWKKVVEFAGLKVE; encoded by the coding sequence ATGATCACCCGCCGTTCCGCGCTCGGCCTGCTCGCCGCCACCCCGCTTGCAGCCGGTCCGCTGTCGAAGGCCTTTGCAGCGGATTATCCGTCCCGGCCGGTGAAGTTCGTGGTCGGTTATCCACCGGGCGGCGCCACCGACATTCTCGCCCGCCTGATTGGCCAGCGGCTGTCGGAACGGCTCGGCCAGCAATTCGTGATCGAGAACAAGCCGGGCGCCGGCAACAACATCGCCACCGAATCCGTCGTCAACGCCGAGCCGGACGGCTACACCGTGCTGCTGGTCAATCCGGCCAACTACATCAACTCCACGCTCTACGCGAACCTCAAGTTCAACTTTGTCCGCGACATCGCGCCGATCGCCGGCTTCCAGCGCGTGCCCAACGTGATGACCGTCAACAAGGACGTCCCGGCCAAGACCGTCGCCGAGTTCATCGACTACGTGAAGGCCAATCCGGGCAAGGTGAACATGGCCTCTTCCGGCAACGGCACCTCGGTGCATCTGTCCGGCGAGATGTTCATGGCGATGACCGGCTGCAAGATGCAGCACGTGCCCTATCGTGGTGCCGCGCCCGCGATCACCGACATGCTCGGCGGCCAGGTGCAGGTGATCTTCGACAACATGCCCTCGATCATCCAGCACATCCGCTCCGGCTCGCTTCGCGCGCTCGGCGTCACCACGGCCGAGCGTTCACCGCAGCTGCCCGACGTGCCCGCAATCGGCGAAACCGTGAAGGGCTATGAGGCGAGCGCCCTGTTCGGCATGGGCGCGCCGAAGAACATGCCCAAGGACATGATCGCCAAGCTCAACAACGAGATCAACACGCTCTTGAAGGAGCCCGACATGACCAAGCGTCTGGTCGAGCTGGGCGGCGATCCGCTGGTCGAGACGCCTGAAGCGTTCGGCAAGGAGGTCGAGGCCGAGACTGCGAAGTGGAAGAAGGTCGTCGAGTTCGCCGGTCTCAAGGTCGAGTAG
- a CDS encoding VOC family protein codes for MPVRVHALDHLVINVADVAVTTEWYRKILGMEVKVFDPGGGKAPRTSLQFGQQKINVRPRDADKVEWFTADHQTAGSEDLCFLTASTPDEVVAHLKAHGVAIEEGPAAKQGARGTLRSVYCRDPDGSLIEISSYED; via the coding sequence ATGCCGGTTAGGGTTCACGCCCTCGATCACCTCGTGATCAACGTCGCCGACGTCGCTGTCACCACCGAGTGGTACCGCAAAATCCTTGGCATGGAAGTCAAGGTGTTCGACCCCGGCGGCGGCAAAGCGCCGCGGACCTCGCTTCAATTCGGTCAACAGAAGATCAATGTCCGGCCGCGCGACGCCGACAAGGTGGAGTGGTTCACCGCCGACCACCAGACCGCCGGCAGCGAGGATCTGTGCTTTCTCACGGCGTCAACACCCGACGAGGTGGTGGCGCATCTGAAGGCACATGGCGTCGCGATCGAGGAGGGCCCGGCTGCGAAGCAAGGTGCCCGCGGCACGTTGCGCTCGGTCTATTGCCGGGATCCGGATGGCAGCCTGATCGAAATTTCCTCGTACGAAGATTAG
- a CDS encoding HD-GYP domain-containing protein: MNAPVKSAAKRRLLLASDRSDASTELASILKAVGDVSTVTTQDIPEQPSRDLSGLVVDINLRSPESVQRVRNKLRGEGYRSMPRLFVLADALHHGTMQAWALGATDTISRPLQPEAILQRIRAAFPDTATYDATDRGKTLNRGVEAAHAVLAKMFEKLPLGVALTFDDVIAAENKILKAIKHSSLREWLTTVGCHHVGSYRHCLFVTGFAVAFAQHLGMREDDQRRLTRAALLHDVGKAFVPSNLLDKPGKLSDEEMAEVRQHPRRGYDALAEQGGFPPEMLDVVLHHHEFLDGSGYPNGLSSNQISDIVRLTTIVDIYAALVEKRAYRMPFTHERAFTMMEGMGGKLDQQLLQAFRPVALGSF, from the coding sequence ATGAACGCGCCAGTCAAATCCGCCGCCAAACGCCGGCTTCTGCTCGCCTCCGACCGGAGCGATGCGAGCACCGAGCTCGCCAGCATCCTGAAGGCCGTCGGCGATGTCTCGACGGTGACGACACAGGACATCCCCGAGCAGCCGTCGCGCGATCTCTCCGGCCTCGTGGTCGATATCAACCTGCGCTCGCCCGAAAGCGTGCAGCGGGTGCGCAACAAGCTGCGCGGCGAAGGCTATCGTTCGATGCCGCGGCTGTTCGTGCTCGCCGATGCGCTGCATCACGGCACCATGCAGGCCTGGGCGCTTGGCGCCACCGACACGATCTCGCGACCGTTGCAGCCCGAGGCTATCCTCCAGCGCATCCGCGCCGCGTTCCCCGACACCGCGACCTATGACGCGACCGATCGCGGCAAGACGCTCAACCGCGGCGTCGAGGCGGCCCATGCGGTGCTGGCAAAGATGTTCGAGAAGCTGCCGCTCGGCGTGGCCCTGACCTTCGACGACGTCATCGCCGCCGAGAACAAGATCTTGAAGGCGATCAAGCACTCCTCGCTGCGCGAATGGCTCACAACGGTCGGCTGTCATCATGTCGGCAGCTATCGGCACTGCCTGTTCGTCACCGGCTTCGCCGTCGCCTTCGCGCAGCATCTCGGCATGCGCGAGGACGACCAGCGCCGTCTGACGCGTGCGGCGCTGCTGCACGATGTCGGCAAGGCCTTCGTTCCGTCCAATCTGCTCGACAAGCCCGGCAAGCTCTCCGACGAGGAGATGGCCGAAGTCCGCCAGCATCCGCGCCGCGGCTATGACGCGCTCGCAGAGCAGGGCGGTTTCCCGCCGGAGATGCTCGACGTGGTCCTGCATCACCACGAATTCCTCGACGGCAGCGGCTATCCCAACGGCCTGTCGTCGAACCAGATCAGCGACATCGTGCGCCTGACGACGATCGTCGACATCTACGCGGCCCTGGTCGAGAAGCGCGCCTACCGCATGCCCTTCACGCACGAGCGTGCCTTCACGATGATGGAAGGCATGGGCGGCAAGCTGGACCAGCAGTTGCTGCAGGCGTTCCGCCCGGTGGCGCTGGGGTCGTTCTGA